DNA from Rubripirellula lacrimiformis:
CCACCGCTTCGACGACTTGAGTTTCTGGATGATTGAGCCACCGCAGTTCTAGTTCACCATCGATCCCAACAACGCAATCACGCAGGGGCCGCTGTCCGCCAAGCGGCATCGTGCCCCAGTAATAGGTGTCGCCAAACTTGCCGGGGCCAACCGCGATCATCCGTCGCCAACCATCCAAAGCTGGCAGGATTCCGGCGATCGATCGAATCGAGACGCCATCGTAGAGTTCGGATTTGGACGCAACCTGCATCGTTTGGTCACCCACGATCAGCGCCATTTTGTCGGCCGAAACATGAATTCGCACGGGCTTCGGATCGGCTTCGTCGGTTTCCCCTTCGATCACCCACGCGTCGGGTTCACCGTTGGTGGATTTCGATTCTGGTCGTTCCGAATCGCTGTCTTCGGCCAACGGAAACTGGCGACGCAGCGATTCGATGAATCGATTCTGTTGCACTTCGTTGAAATGATAATTGGCGTAGCCTTTGCGTTGTGTCAAACGCCGTTTGACCGAATCGGGAATGGCATCGGCTGTGCCACCATGCGGATCCGATTCTTCGCCATGCTCGGATTCGTCTTCGTCACCTTCGGCTGGTTTGGGTTTCTGGCGGGGCGGCGGAGGCGGCAGTGCGCCAGCCATCTTTTCCAGCAGTTCGTCCTGGGCATGGACGCTGGCCAGACGCACCAGGGTGTCATGGTTGGTACCTTGGGATCGGTACTTGATCCCGACGCGCCAACCCGCGGGAAAAGTCGCCAACACGTTTTGGACGTCGTTGGCGGTTTGGACCAACCGGCCGTCGATTTCTAAAATCTCGGCGTCGTATCGCAAACCGCGGCGATACGCGTCACTGGATTCCAAGATATTGGTCACACGGACTCCGCCGTCGGGATCCGTCGCGACGGTGGCCCCCAGCGTTGCGTGGTCGACGATTCGACCGCTGTGCAAAACGCCCAAGAAATTCTTTGCTTGGTTGATTGAAATCGCGTAGCCAACACCAACGTTCACTCGCCCTCGTTTTTCGAACGAACATCGCCCAACGATCCCGATCAATTTGCCCTCGGCATCGTAGATCGGTCCGCCCGAATTGCCCGGGTTGATCGACGCATCGGTTTGCAAACAGTCGCCGTATTCCAGCAGCGTACCGGATGGATACTGGTAACGACCGACGCCGCTAAGGATGCCATAGGTGACGGTGGGTTGAAGGTTGGTCGCCAACAAAAATGGATTGCCGATCACCATGCACCAATCGCCCGGCTGGGCCGACCGACTGCTGCCCATCGTCGCGGCTGGAAAATCAGTTCGGACTTCGCCATCCAACCCCAACAATTGAATCATCGCCAAATCGCCGACCGGATCGATGCCCACGATCACAGCGTCATAGACATTCCCGTCGCTCAGCCCGCATCGCATGAACGACCCGGCCGGACTGGTGACGTGAAAATTGGTCAGTGCGAATCCATCGGGCGAAATCAGCATGCCGCTGCCGCCACCACCGCCACCGGGGACGAACACGCTGACCGCCGACGGCATAGCGCGATCGATCGCGTCCATCCGTTGCTGTTCCGCTTCCGCCAAGACGGGCGAGATCGACAATGGACCATCGGCCGCCGCGGCGCCAACCATGCAGCACGCCGTGACCAGCGTCCACCAAAAACGATCATTCAAAACCAATTTCCTCGTGTCCCGAATTTTTCGGATGAACTGAAAACCAACTCGACCTGATGCCAACTGCCCTCGGCCCCAGTTTACCGTAGACAAGAACGTTTACGGCAGAGAAGAACGTTGGTTCCAACAGAAAACAACGTTGGCTGCAGGAAAACCCGGCGTGTGACCGACCGGGCGATGCACACGTCGCCATGCCAAACATCTACTTCAATAATCGGGGACGGATGATCTGAACACGGTCGCCCAGATTGCCATCGTCGCCACTGTCGACTTGGATCATCAAACGCCTGGTTTCGCCCAGATCCAATTCGAATCCACGCGGCTGCGAGTCCGGCAACGCTTCTTCCCAGACCGTCTTACCATCCATCAAGATGCGGACCGTCACGGCTCCCACGGCGGCAACATCGGTGGATCGACGGACCGCGCCGCTGAACTTTTCGAACCCGCTAGCGACACGGTATTCGACACGACCGCCGCCATCGATTTGCAAGTCCGAATCGCCGCTGGTCGTCGGACCAAAGAATGCCATCGTCAGGTCGCTGCTGACTTTTGATGGAAAGAACGTTGCCATCGAAGCGCCGGCGGGTTTCTCGGTGGCCAGCAAGGTGATCCCGCTGCTGAATCGCATCGATTCCATTTGATCCAGGGGCAATTCGTGTTCGATTCCCGATGACAATTTCATCC
Protein-coding regions in this window:
- a CDS encoding S1C family serine protease; this encodes MVGAAAADGPLSISPVLAEAEQQRMDAIDRAMPSAVSVFVPGGGGGGSGMLISPDGFALTNFHVTSPAGSFMRCGLSDGNVYDAVIVGIDPVGDLAMIQLLGLDGEVRTDFPAATMGSSRSAQPGDWCMVIGNPFLLATNLQPTVTYGILSGVGRYQYPSGTLLEYGDCLQTDASINPGNSGGPIYDAEGKLIGIVGRCSFEKRGRVNVGVGYAISINQAKNFLGVLHSGRIVDHATLGATVATDPDGGVRVTNILESSDAYRRGLRYDAEILEIDGRLVQTANDVQNVLATFPAGWRVGIKYRSQGTNHDTLVRLASVHAQDELLEKMAGALPPPPPRQKPKPAEGDEDESEHGEESDPHGGTADAIPDSVKRRLTQRKGYANYHFNEVQQNRFIESLRRQFPLAEDSDSERPESKSTNGEPDAWVIEGETDEADPKPVRIHVSADKMALIVGDQTMQVASKSELYDGVSIRSIAGILPALDGWRRMIAVGPGKFGDTYYWGTMPLGGQRPLRDCVVGIDGELELRWLNHPETQVVEAVEVFADRDQDPAELWVVRDDSDPAAMPSVLDLRYGTESVLRVKVSSWKSVPSSDANAQPKEQP